In the Cololabis saira isolate AMF1-May2022 chromosome 7, fColSai1.1, whole genome shotgun sequence genome, one interval contains:
- the LOC133447378 gene encoding kelch-like protein 10, with amino-acid sequence MNKEEKTSDNSVYNELRLTGEHCDAVIKVEDVEFQVHKVVLCNCTPYFRALFNRWSNRDKRIFNIPNVSPDTMQLILDHAYTGSVSVTEDNVRELLLAADQFNIDNVIRICYSFMEEQMCPENCIGIWQLTNTCFYPKLRSKAFHYITEHFEEVASCEEFLQIPVEELTDIIEKDQLIVKQESSVFEAIIRWINHLPNEREKHIVALLPKVRLAMVDMKYFLMKVITSEVVKRNLDYQSMISDVPRPILTRPRMPRSILLAMGGWSVGHPTNSIEAYDIRTNRCTNVPNDAGRPRAYHGTAFLNGYVYFIGGFDGRSYFNSVCRWDPTTHTWQEVAPMYYRRCYVSVTVLNGCIYAIGGYNGHTRLRTAEYYEPQTNQWTCIAPMHELRSDASCTTLHNKIYICGGFNGRGCLETAEYYDSQTMQWTLISPMTCQRSGVGVVACGDKVYAVGGFDGDNRLRTAECYNPGTNTWNNVASMIIPRSNFGIEVMEDLLFVVGGFNGFKNTCSVEKYNRETDEWRQVLNMDVSRSALSCCVVFGLPNMADYVPPRDPRSDSAST; translated from the exons ATGAATAAAGAAGAGAAAACTTCAGACAACTCTGTGTACAATGAGCTTCGTCTGACGGGGGAACATTGTGACGCCGTCATCAAGGTTGAGGATGTTGAATTTCAAGTCCATAAAGTCGTCCTATGCAACTGTACCCCATATTTTCG AGCTCTCTTCAATCGCTGGTCTAACCGGGACAAGAGGATCTTTAACATTCCCAACGTGTCTCCTGACACAATGCAGCTCATCCTTGACCATGCTTACACCGGCTCCGTTTCTGTCACAGAGGACAACGTGCGGGAACTTCTGCTGGCTGCCGATCAGTTCAACATAGACAATGTCATACGTATTTGCTACAGTTTCATGGAGGAGCAAATGTGCCCTGAAAACTGTATTGGCATTTGGCAATTAACCAACACCTGCTTCTACCCCAAACTGCGCTCCAAGGCTTTTCACTACATCACTGAGCACTTTGAGGAGGTTGCAAGCTGTGAAGAGTTCCTGCAGATCCCCGTGGAGGAGCTCACTGATATCATTGAAAAAGACCAACTCATTGTAAAACAGGAGAGTTCTGTGTTTGAGGCCATCATTAGGTGGATTAACCATTTACCCAATGAACGGGAGAAACACATTGTTGCTCTCTTACCGAAG GTCCGACTGGCTATGGTGGATATGAAGTATTTTTTAATGAAAGTGATCACCAGTGAGGTGGTGAAGAGGAACCTTGACTACCAGTCCATGATAAGTGATGTTCCCAGACCCATACTTACCCGGCCTCGCATGCCAAGGTCCATTTTGCTGGCCATGGGGGGATGGAGTGTTGGACATCCAACCAACAGCATTGAGGCCTATGATATCCGGACTAACCGGTGCACAAATGTGCCAAACGATGCTGGGCGTCCTCGTGCCTATCACGGCACTGCGTTCCTCAATGGGTACGTGTACTTTATTGGGGGTTTTGACGGACGGAGCTATTTCAACAGTGTGTGCAGGTGGGACCCAACAACACACACGTGGCAGGAAGTGGCACCGATGTACTATCGCCGCTGCTACGTAAGTGTAACTGTACTAAATGGGTGCATATATGCTATTGGAGGCTACAATGGGCACACTCGGCTCAGAACTGCAGAGTACTACGAGCCCCAGACCAACCAGTGGACTTGTATTGCACCGATGCACGAGCTGAGGAGTGACGCCAGCTGCACAACATTACACAACAAG ATCTATATTTGTGGTGGATTCAACGGGCGAGGGTGCCTGGAAACAGCTGAATACTACGATTCACAGACTATGCAGTGGACATTGATCTCACCAATGACTTGTCAGCGCAGTGGAGTTGGGGTGGTTGCGTGCGGAGATAAAGTCTATGCA GTTGGAGGGTTTGATGGTGACAACCGTCTCCGCACTGCTGAGTGCTACAACCCAGGAACCAACACTTGGAACAACGTTGCATCCATGATAATTCCCCGCAGCAACTTTGGCATCGAAGTCATGGAAGACCTGCTCTTTGTTGTTGGGGGTTTCAACGGCTTCAAGAACACCTGTAGTGTGGAGAAGTACAACAGAGAAACAGATGAGTGGCGCCAGGTCTTGAATATGGATGTCTCCCGGAGCGCCCTGAGCTGCTGCGTTGTGTTTGGACTCCCCAATATGGCTGATTATGTTCCCCCTCGTGACCCACGGAGTGACTCTGCCTCCACCTGA
- the pdzd11 gene encoding PDZ domain-containing protein 11 — MDQKIPYDDYQLPVVFLPSYENPPAWIPPQERIHHPDYNNELTQFLPRTIVLKKPPGAQLGFNIRGGKASQLGIFISKVVPDSDAHRAGLQEGDQVLSVNDVDFQDIEHSRAVEILKTAREILMRVRFFPYNYQRQKERTVH; from the exons ATGGATCAGAAGATTCCTTATGATGATTACCAGCTCCCAGTGGTATTCCTGCCCTCTTATGAGAACCCACCAGCGTGGATTCCTCCACAGGAG AGGATTCATCACCCAGACTACAACAATGAGCTCACGCAGTTTCTACCTCGCACCATTGTGTTGAAGAAGCCGCCAGGAGCACAGCTGGGTTTCAACATTCGTGGGGGAAAGGCGTCACAATTGGGAATCTTTATATCCAAG GTGGTCCCAGATTCAGATGCCCACAGAGCTGGACTACAGGAGGGGGACCAGGTTCTTTCTGTGAATGACGTAGATTTTCAAGATATCGAGCACTCGAGA GCTGTAGAGATTCTGAAGACTGCTCGAGAAATCCTAATGAGGGTCCGCTTCTTTCCTTACA ACTACCAAAGGCAAAAGGAGAGAACTGTACACTAG
- the stard14 gene encoding START domain containing 14, which produces MSGNSSILPDEAVFADFRRQCLSTEHWINKYDSNGMQVWVESAPNKANKGPKIHKIKCKMTIRDVSAATMYDIIHDGQYRKQWDSTMMESFDIAKLSDNADVGYYSWICPKPIKNRDVVTLRSWQVADDEYTIVNFSVKHPKHAPRSHLVRAVSILTGYLIKPTGPDSCTFIYLSQADPKGSLPKWVVNKASQVLAPRVMKNVHNAGQNYPEWKQQNSPDHKPWLYPDQSTLPRMDPAELSLQRADSLENVDESSKRDNQDSEDSS; this is translated from the exons ATGTCTGGGAATTCAAGCATTTTACCCGACGAGGCCGTCTTTGCTGACTTTAGGAGGCAGTGTTTATCAACCGAGCACTGGATCAACAAGTATGACAGTAACGGGATGCAAGTTTGGGTGGAATCAGCTCCGAATAAAGCAAATAAAGGACCCAAAATCCACAAGATCAAG TGTAAAATGACCATCAGAGATGTGTCAGCTGCCACCATGTACGACATTATTCATGATGGCCAGTACAGGAAACAATGGGATTCGACCATGATGGAGAGCTTTGACATTGCCAAGCTGTCTGATAATGCGGATGTGGGCTACTACTCAT GGATTTGTCCAAAGCCCATAAAGAACAGAGATGTTGTGACTCTGCGTTCATGGCAGGTGGCAGACGATGAGTACACTATCGTTAACTTCTCAGTCAAACACCCG AAACACGCTCCACGCAGCCACCTCGTGAGAGCTGTCTCCATCCTGACTGGCTATTTGATCAAGCCCACGGGGCCCGACAGCTGCACCTTCATCTACCTCTCACAAGCCGATCCAAAAG GCTCTCTTCCAAAGTGGGTGGTGAACAAAGCGTCTCAAGTCCTCGCTCCTCGG GTGATGAAAAACGTGCACAATGCCGGGCAGAACTACCCAGAGTGGAAACAGCAGAACTCTCCTGACCACAAACCCTGGCTCTACCCAGATCAGAGCACCCTGCCCAGGATGGACCCTGCCGAACTGTCACTGCAGAGAGCAGATTCACTGGAAAATGTCGATGAAAGCTCCAAAAGAGATAACCAGGACAGCGAGGACAGCAGCTAA
- the rab41 gene encoding ras-related protein Rab-41 isoform X3, protein MSTTTGGEFGNPLRKFKLVFLGEQSVGKTSLITRFMYDSFDNTYQATIGIDFLSKTMYLEDRTIRLQLWDTAGQERFRSLIPSYIRDSAAAVVVYDIANLNSFQQTSKWIDDVRTERGSDVIIMLVGNKTDLADKRQITTEEGEQRAKELNVMFIETSAKTGYNVKQLFRRVAAALPGMDSTPEKSKEDMIDIKLEKQPEMTVTESSCSC, encoded by the exons ATGTCGACCACCACCGGCGGGGAGTTCGGCAACCCTCTGCGGAAGTTCAAGCTGGTGTTCCTGGGCGAGCAGAGCG ttgggAAGACCTCACTCATCACCAGGTTTATGTATGACAGTTTTGACAACACTTACCAG GCAACTATTGGCATTGACTTTTTGTCGAAAACCATGTACCTAGAAGATCGCACG ATCCGGCTGCAGCTCTGGGATACAGCCGGACAAGAACGTTTCCGCAGCCTCATCCCCAGTTACATCCGCGACTCAGCCGCCGCTGTGGTGGTTTATGACATAGCCA ATCTCAATTCATTCCAGCAAACATCAAAATGGATTGATGACGTTAGGACGGAGAGaggaagtgatgtcattatCATGCTTGTTGGGAACAAAACAGATTTAGCAGATAAAAG ACAGATCACCACGGAGGAAGGCGAGCAAAGAGCTAAGGAGCTCAATGTCATGTTCATTGAAACCAGCGCAAAGACTGGCTACAATGTCAAACAG cTGTTCCGACGTGTTGCTGCTGCATTGCCAGGGATGGACAGCACGCcagagaaaagcaaagaagaca TGATCGACATCAAACTGGAGAAACAACCAGAGATGACGGTGACCGAGAGCAGCTGCTCGTGCTAG
- the rab41 gene encoding ras-related protein Rab-41 isoform X1, which yields MSTTTGGEFGNPLRKFKLVFLGEQSVGKTSLITRFMYDSFDNTYQATIGIDFLSKTMYLEDRTIRLQLWDTAGQERFRSLIPSYIRDSAAAVVVYDIANLNSFQQTSKWIDDVRTERGSDVIIMLVGNKTDLADKRQVSVEAAERKARELNVMYIETSAKAGYNVKQLFRRVAAALPGMDSTPEKSKEDMIDIKLEKQPEMTVTESSCSC from the exons ATGTCGACCACCACCGGCGGGGAGTTCGGCAACCCTCTGCGGAAGTTCAAGCTGGTGTTCCTGGGCGAGCAGAGCG ttgggAAGACCTCACTCATCACCAGGTTTATGTATGACAGTTTTGACAACACTTACCAG GCAACTATTGGCATTGACTTTTTGTCGAAAACCATGTACCTAGAAGATCGCACG ATCCGGCTGCAGCTCTGGGATACAGCCGGACAAGAACGTTTCCGCAGCCTCATCCCCAGTTACATCCGCGACTCAGCCGCCGCTGTGGTGGTTTATGACATAGCCA ATCTCAATTCATTCCAGCAAACATCAAAATGGATTGATGACGTTAGGACGGAGAGaggaagtgatgtcattatCATGCTTGTTGGGAACAAAACAGATTTAGCAGATAAAAG GCAAGTTTCTGTTGAGGCGGCAGAGAGGAAAGCTCGTGAGCTCAATGTGATGTACATAGAGACCAGTGCCAAGGCTGGCTATAACGTCAAACAG cTGTTCCGACGTGTTGCTGCTGCATTGCCAGGGATGGACAGCACGCcagagaaaagcaaagaagaca TGATCGACATCAAACTGGAGAAACAACCAGAGATGACGGTGACCGAGAGCAGCTGCTCGTGCTAG
- the rab41 gene encoding ras-related protein Rab-41 isoform X2, with the protein MSTTTGGEFGNPLRKFKLVFLGEQSVGKTSLITRFMYDSFDNTYQATIGIDFLSKTMYLEDRTVRLQLWDTAGQERFRSLIPSYIRDSTIAVVVYDITNLNSFQQTSKWIDDVRTERGSDVIIMLVGNKTDLADKRQVSVEAAERKARELNVMYIETSAKAGYNVKQLFRRVAAALPGMDSTPEKSKEDMIDIKLEKQPEMTVTESSCSC; encoded by the exons ATGTCGACCACCACCGGCGGGGAGTTCGGCAACCCTCTGCGGAAGTTCAAGCTGGTGTTCCTGGGCGAGCAGAGCG ttgggAAGACCTCACTCATCACCAGGTTTATGTATGACAGTTTTGACAACACTTACCAG GCAACTATTGGCATTGACTTTTTGTCGAAAACCATGTACCTAGAAGATCGCACG GTCCGACTCCAGCTTTGGGACACTGCTGGACAGGAGCGTTTTCGTAGCCTAATTCCCAGCTACATCCGTGACTCTACCATTGCTGTGGTTGTTTATGACATCACCA ATCTCAATTCATTCCAGCAAACATCAAAATGGATTGATGACGTTAGGACGGAGAGaggaagtgatgtcattatCATGCTTGTTGGGAACAAAACAGATTTAGCAGATAAAAG GCAAGTTTCTGTTGAGGCGGCAGAGAGGAAAGCTCGTGAGCTCAATGTGATGTACATAGAGACCAGTGCCAAGGCTGGCTATAACGTCAAACAG cTGTTCCGACGTGTTGCTGCTGCATTGCCAGGGATGGACAGCACGCcagagaaaagcaaagaagaca TGATCGACATCAAACTGGAGAAACAACCAGAGATGACGGTGACCGAGAGCAGCTGCTCGTGCTAG
- the rab41 gene encoding ras-related protein Rab-41 isoform X4 produces MSTTTGGEFGNPLRKFKLVFLGEQSVGKTSLITRFMYDSFDNTYQATIGIDFLSKTMYLEDRTVRLQLWDTAGQERFRSLIPSYIRDSTIAVVVYDITNLNSFQQTSKWIDDVRTERGSDVIIMLVGNKTDLADKRQITTEEGEQRAKELNVMFIETSAKTGYNVKQLFRRVAAALPGMDSTPEKSKEDMIDIKLEKQPEMTVTESSCSC; encoded by the exons ATGTCGACCACCACCGGCGGGGAGTTCGGCAACCCTCTGCGGAAGTTCAAGCTGGTGTTCCTGGGCGAGCAGAGCG ttgggAAGACCTCACTCATCACCAGGTTTATGTATGACAGTTTTGACAACACTTACCAG GCAACTATTGGCATTGACTTTTTGTCGAAAACCATGTACCTAGAAGATCGCACG GTCCGACTCCAGCTTTGGGACACTGCTGGACAGGAGCGTTTTCGTAGCCTAATTCCCAGCTACATCCGTGACTCTACCATTGCTGTGGTTGTTTATGACATCACCA ATCTCAATTCATTCCAGCAAACATCAAAATGGATTGATGACGTTAGGACGGAGAGaggaagtgatgtcattatCATGCTTGTTGGGAACAAAACAGATTTAGCAGATAAAAG ACAGATCACCACGGAGGAAGGCGAGCAAAGAGCTAAGGAGCTCAATGTCATGTTCATTGAAACCAGCGCAAAGACTGGCTACAATGTCAAACAG cTGTTCCGACGTGTTGCTGCTGCATTGCCAGGGATGGACAGCACGCcagagaaaagcaaagaagaca TGATCGACATCAAACTGGAGAAACAACCAGAGATGACGGTGACCGAGAGCAGCTGCTCGTGCTAG
- the arr3b gene encoding arrestin 3b, retinal (X-arrestin) — protein MSKVFKKTSGNGSIALYLGKRDFVDNVDSVEIVDGVVKVDPSGLDGRKVFVYLACAFRYGTEDLDVIGVSFRRDIWIKRFQVYPATGESVASSPIQESLMKKVGEQGCPFSFQMPANLPCSVSLQPGPNDSGKACGVDFEVKAYIAKEVNNIDEVIEKKDTCRLMIRKIQFAPATNKAGPKVELSKQFMMSDKPVHVEASLEKEIYYHGDPISVSLNINNETTKTVKKIKISVDQLTNVVLYSSDTYTKEVSSQEFAETVGANATFNKSFQITPQLSTNKEKRGISVDGRLKDEDTCLASTTLAQGDKEMQGIIVSYKVKVSITVSGGGMLGGLTGSDVVVEIPLTLMSPKPAGE, from the exons ATGTCAAA AGTATTCAAGAAAACCAGTGGGAATGGAAGT ATTGCCCTGTACTTGGGGAAGAGAGACTTCGTGGACAATGTGGATTCTGTGGAGATTGTTG atggGGTAGTTAAAGTGGACCCTTCTGGCCTTGATGGCAGAAAAG TATTTGTCTACCTTGCCTGTGCCTTCCGCTACGGAACTGAAGACCTGGATGTCATTGGAGTTTCCTTCAGGAGAGACATATGGATAAAACGATTTCAGGTGTACCCAGCCACAGGTGAAAGCGTAGCTTCTTCACCAATTCAGGAATCCCTTATGAAAAAAGTTGGAGAACAAGGATGTCCTTTCTCCTTCCAG ATGCCAGCAAATCTTCCTTGCTCGGTGTCCTTACAACCTGGGCCAAATGATTCTGGCAAG GCTTGTGGCGTGGACTTTGAGGTTAAAGCATATATTGCAAAGGAAGTTAACAATATAGATGAGGTCATTGAAAAAAA GGACACTTGCCGCTTGATGATTCGTAAAATACAGTTTGCACCAGCTACCAACAAGGCTGGACCCAAGGTTGAATTATCCAAGCAGTTTATGATGAGTGACAAGCCAGTTCATGTGGAGGCctcccttgaaaaagag ATTTACTACCACGGAGACCCGATCTCAGTCAGtttaaacataaacaatgaaaCCACAAagactgtgaagaaaatcaaaatATCTG ttGATCAGCTTACAAATGTTGTCCTGTACTCATCCGACACTTACACCAAAGAGGTCTCCAGCCAGGAGTTTGC AGAGACTGTTGGTGCCAACGCCACATTTAACAAGTCATTCCAAATAACACCCCAGCTCTCCACCAACAAAGAGAAGCGAGGTATTTCAGTAGATGGACGGCTAAAAGATGAGGACACCTGCCTGGCCTCCACAACACT GGCTCAAGGGGATAAAGAGATGCAAGGAATCATCGTCTCCTATAAAGTCAAGGTTTCAATAACAGTGTCCGGTGGAGG GATGCTGGGTGGGCTAACAGGAAG TGATGTTGTCGTGGAGATTCCTTTGACACTGATGTCCCCAAAACCTGCAGGTGAGTGA